Proteins found in one Gammaproteobacteria bacterium genomic segment:
- a CDS encoding nitroreductase family deazaflavin-dependent oxidoreductase, producing MLLPKSLAKFNRHVTNKVVGPIAKVMPLLGVVHHVGRKSGRQYTTPVTAIAHHGEFVIPLTYGRDTDWVKNVVAAGGCHFETRGRIMEMSDPQFLPTGEGLRAMPTLFHLVLARLEVEDFLRLRIEESD from the coding sequence GTGCTACTTCCGAAGTCCCTCGCGAAGTTCAACCGTCATGTCACGAACAAGGTGGTCGGACCAATCGCCAAGGTGATGCCTCTCCTCGGTGTCGTGCACCACGTTGGCCGGAAATCAGGACGCCAATACACGACGCCGGTCACCGCCATCGCCCATCACGGCGAATTCGTCATCCCCCTCACCTACGGACGGGACACCGACTGGGTGAAAAACGTCGTCGCCGCAGGCGGTTGCCATTTCGAGACCCGCGGTCGGATCATGGAGATGAGCGACCCGCAGTTCCTCCCCACCGGCGAGGGTCTGCGGGCCATGCCGACGCTATTCCACCTGGTTTTGGCGAGGCTCGAAGTCGAGGACTTCCTCCGCCTCCGAATCGAAGAGAGCGACTGA
- a CDS encoding NERD domain-containing protein has translation MATRTLKLRYPGTCSICRQSLEKDSEAQWDSATREVTCLDCVGWTLPPDPFALPVSEHGPGTSAQAEHDRRREKRVAKIHAAHPKLVGLLVAVAGEPQSEAAWAKGASGERRIGTFLDSIEGVWTLHDRRVRGSKANIDHLVVAASGVWVVDAKNYKGKLERRGAAKFTVNGRDRTKLVPPVLKYMRQVQEIVGEDVPVRGALCFLGVDVGILTRPFVIENVEVLWPRALKRALGQEGPIDRPRRSELAGLLDRSLVLAT, from the coding sequence ATGGCAACTCGAACCCTGAAGCTCCGCTACCCGGGCACGTGCAGCATCTGTCGGCAGTCACTCGAGAAAGACAGCGAGGCGCAGTGGGATTCGGCGACCCGCGAGGTCACATGTCTCGACTGCGTGGGCTGGACACTGCCCCCAGATCCGTTCGCGCTGCCGGTGTCGGAGCACGGGCCCGGCACCTCCGCGCAGGCGGAGCACGACCGGCGCCGGGAGAAGCGGGTAGCAAAGATCCACGCCGCGCATCCCAAACTGGTCGGCCTGCTCGTGGCCGTCGCCGGCGAGCCTCAATCCGAGGCGGCATGGGCCAAGGGGGCTTCAGGCGAGCGTCGAATCGGCACATTCCTCGACTCGATCGAAGGTGTGTGGACCCTGCACGATCGGAGGGTGAGGGGTTCGAAAGCAAACATCGATCACCTGGTCGTTGCGGCATCAGGCGTGTGGGTTGTTGACGCGAAGAACTACAAAGGAAAACTGGAGCGCCGCGGTGCCGCCAAGTTCACCGTCAACGGCCGAGATCGGACGAAGCTCGTCCCACCGGTCCTCAAGTACATGAGGCAGGTGCAAGAGATCGTCGGCGAGGATGTTCCGGTGCGGGGAGCACTGTGCTTCCTTGGCGTCGATGTTGGAATTCTCACTCGGCCGTTTGTGATCGAAAACGTCGAGGTGTTGTGGCCACGAGCCCTCAAACGGGCTCTCGGGCAGGAAGGTCCGATTGACCGTCCTCGCCGGTCCGAACTGGCAGGACTGCTCGACCGGTCCCTCGTGTTGGCGACTTGA
- the xylB gene encoding xylulokinase, translating into MPLVAGIDCSTQSTKALLVDSETGHVVAAGRSEHTVAGTDGARETDPEIWWAALQNALAQTGLASEVTAISVAGQQHGLVVLDGNRSPLRAAKLWNDTQSAPDASDLIEHAGGARWWAEQVGVVPVASFTATKWAWLRRVEPNVAAATRAIRLPHDFLTERLTGRGVTDRSDASGTAWWSTKTETYSHEVLSMPALQLTPDMLPTVLGPHDRAGEVTRVAAERLGLRAGIPVGPGAGDNAAAAAALGLESGVPVISLGTSGTVYLASESRTVDPSGTVAGFADATGRFLPLAATLNCTLVIDRIAGWLELDREAVAPRTDVVVLPFFDGERTPNLPNSAGSIFGLRHTTNPSEILLAAYQGAVFSLLDALDEIDDRSSGVGADAPLVVIGGGAKGATWRNVIRSLSGRSVQIPEAQELVALGAAAQAASMLTAESSDTVARRWNTRKGIVLPATTRNEETIDRIRSVRSLALELNTRGL; encoded by the coding sequence ATGCCATTGGTCGCCGGAATCGACTGCTCGACCCAGTCCACGAAGGCGCTGCTCGTCGACAGCGAGACAGGACACGTTGTAGCGGCCGGGCGCTCAGAGCACACCGTTGCGGGGACCGATGGGGCACGAGAAACCGATCCGGAGATCTGGTGGGCCGCCCTCCAGAATGCGCTTGCCCAGACGGGTCTGGCTTCCGAGGTAACGGCGATCTCGGTGGCAGGCCAACAACATGGGTTGGTCGTCCTCGACGGCAACCGCAGCCCGCTGCGAGCTGCGAAACTCTGGAACGACACCCAGTCTGCTCCTGACGCCTCTGATCTCATCGAACATGCCGGCGGTGCCCGTTGGTGGGCCGAGCAGGTCGGGGTCGTGCCGGTTGCCTCCTTCACCGCAACGAAATGGGCGTGGCTTCGACGAGTAGAGCCGAACGTCGCAGCGGCCACGCGAGCCATCCGACTCCCCCATGACTTCCTGACGGAACGGCTGACCGGACGTGGTGTGACCGACCGAAGCGACGCTTCGGGAACCGCTTGGTGGTCGACCAAGACCGAGACGTACTCCCATGAAGTCCTGAGCATGCCGGCCCTGCAACTCACCCCGGACATGCTGCCAACGGTGCTCGGACCGCACGACCGGGCCGGTGAAGTCACACGTGTTGCCGCCGAACGCCTCGGTCTGCGCGCCGGCATACCTGTCGGTCCAGGTGCTGGTGACAACGCGGCGGCCGCAGCGGCCTTGGGTCTGGAATCAGGTGTGCCGGTCATCAGTCTCGGTACTTCCGGAACGGTCTATCTCGCATCTGAGTCTCGAACGGTGGACCCTTCGGGCACCGTTGCCGGATTCGCCGACGCCACGGGACGCTTCCTGCCTCTCGCCGCAACGCTGAACTGCACCCTGGTAATCGATCGGATCGCCGGCTGGCTGGAGCTTGATCGCGAAGCCGTCGCACCGCGCACGGACGTCGTCGTCCTCCCGTTCTTCGATGGAGAGCGGACCCCGAACCTGCCCAACTCGGCGGGATCGATCTTCGGCCTTCGTCATACGACCAACCCGTCGGAGATTCTGCTGGCCGCCTATCAGGGCGCCGTTTTCTCGTTGCTCGACGCTCTCGACGAGATCGACGATCGATCCTCCGGGGTCGGCGCCGATGCGCCGCTCGTCGTCATCGGTGGCGGCGCCAAGGGGGCCACATGGCGCAACGTCATACGATCTCTGAGCGGCCGATCTGTCCAGATACCGGAGGCACAGGAGCTGGTGGCACTGGGCGCCGCGGCGCAAGCGGCGTCGATGCTCACCGCAGAGTCTTCCGATACCGTCGCGAGACGCTGGAATACGCGAAAGGGGATTGTCCTACCCGCGACGACGCGTAACGAGGAGACAATCGACCGCATCCGCAGCGTTCGCTCGCTCGCCCTCGAACTCAACACTCGAGGGCTGTGA